The following are from one region of the Paracoccus sp. S3-43 genome:
- a CDS encoding peptidylprolyl isomerase codes for MAEITDPENTIIIQLKDGPVVIELLSDVAPKHAERMKELARAGKYDNVAFHRVIEGFMAQTGDVQHANMENNYNPRRSGTGGSDLPDLPAEFSKLPHDRGTLGAARSQNPHSANSQFFINFKDNHFLNGQYTVYGRVISGMEHVDRIARGEPPANPDRMISVKVAADA; via the coding sequence ATGGCCGAGATCACCGATCCCGAAAACACCATCATCATCCAGTTGAAGGACGGTCCCGTCGTCATCGAACTGCTGAGCGATGTGGCCCCGAAACATGCCGAACGCATGAAGGAACTGGCCCGCGCCGGGAAATACGACAACGTCGCCTTCCACCGCGTGATCGAGGGCTTCATGGCCCAGACCGGCGACGTGCAGCACGCCAACATGGAAAACAACTACAACCCCCGCCGGTCCGGCACCGGCGGTTCCGACCTGCCCGATCTTCCGGCGGAGTTTTCCAAGCTGCCTCATGATCGCGGCACCCTGGGCGCCGCGCGGTCGCAGAACCCCCACAGCGCCAACAGCCAGTTCTTCATCAACTTCAAGGACAACCATTTCCTGAACGGCCAGTATACCGTCTATGGCCGGGTCATTTCGGGGATGGAGCATGTGGACAGGATCGCGCGGGGCGAGCCGCCTGCGAACCCGGACCGCATGATCTCGGTCAAGGTGGCCGCCGATGCGTAA
- the odhB gene encoding 2-oxoglutarate dehydrogenase complex dihydrolipoyllysine-residue succinyltransferase — MPTQVRVPALGESVTEATVATWFKKPGDAVAVDEMLCELETDKVTVEVPSPSAGILAEIVAAEGETVGPDALLAQIDEAGDQAGGDAPPKSPQEQPQAETARKTPEGQEMSGKSVDVMVPALGESVTEATVATWFKKVGDTVAADEMLCELETDKVSVEVPAPAAGVLAEILAEEGATVDAKARLAIITEGAAGGRSAAKPSSDKTGDKVAPVGSASGGEDGATAGDVGSPGAGPEQLTPRSDVEDAPSAKKAMAEKGISREQVTGSGRDGRVMKEDVARAQPAAKPSAPAAPRPAEDAAREERVKMTRLRQTIARRLKDAQNTAAMLTTYNEADMSGIMQLRNEYKDAFEKKHKVKLGFMSFFVKACCHALKEVPEVNAEIDGTDVVYKNFVNMGVAVGTPSGLVVPVVRDADQKGFAQIEKEIAELGAKGRDGKLTLAEMQGGTFTISNGGVYGSLMSSPILNPPQSGILGMHKIQDRPVVVGGQIVIRPMMYLALSYDHRIVDGKGAVTFLVRVREALEDPRRLLMDL; from the coding sequence ATGCCCACCCAAGTCCGCGTGCCCGCCCTGGGCGAATCCGTCACCGAGGCGACCGTCGCCACCTGGTTCAAGAAACCGGGCGACGCCGTCGCGGTGGACGAGATGCTGTGCGAGCTGGAAACCGACAAGGTGACGGTCGAGGTGCCCAGTCCCTCGGCAGGCATCCTGGCCGAAATCGTCGCGGCGGAAGGCGAAACCGTTGGTCCCGACGCGCTGCTGGCGCAGATCGACGAGGCCGGCGACCAGGCCGGCGGCGACGCGCCCCCGAAATCCCCCCAAGAACAACCGCAGGCCGAGACGGCCCGGAAGACCCCGGAAGGACAAGAGATGAGCGGCAAATCCGTGGATGTGATGGTCCCCGCGCTTGGCGAAAGCGTGACCGAGGCGACCGTGGCCACCTGGTTCAAGAAGGTCGGCGATACGGTCGCCGCCGACGAGATGCTGTGCGAACTGGAAACCGACAAGGTCTCGGTCGAGGTTCCCGCCCCCGCCGCGGGCGTGCTGGCGGAAATCCTGGCCGAGGAAGGCGCCACCGTCGACGCCAAGGCGCGGCTGGCGATCATCACCGAAGGCGCGGCGGGCGGTCGTTCCGCCGCAAAACCCAGCAGCGACAAGACCGGCGACAAGGTAGCGCCGGTCGGCTCGGCCTCGGGCGGCGAGGATGGGGCCACGGCGGGCGATGTCGGAAGTCCCGGCGCCGGGCCGGAGCAGCTGACGCCCCGCAGCGATGTCGAGGATGCGCCGTCCGCCAAGAAAGCCATGGCGGAAAAGGGCATCAGCCGCGAACAGGTGACGGGTTCGGGCCGCGACGGCCGCGTGATGAAGGAAGACGTGGCCAGGGCGCAGCCTGCTGCGAAGCCGTCCGCCCCCGCCGCCCCCCGCCCGGCCGAGGACGCCGCGCGCGAGGAACGCGTCAAGATGACCCGCCTGCGCCAGACCATCGCCCGGCGCCTGAAGGACGCGCAGAACACCGCCGCGATGCTGACCACCTATAATGAGGCCGACATGAGCGGCATCATGCAGCTTCGCAACGAATACAAGGACGCCTTCGAGAAGAAGCACAAGGTCAAGCTGGGCTTCATGTCCTTCTTCGTGAAGGCCTGCTGCCACGCCCTGAAGGAAGTCCCCGAGGTCAATGCCGAGATCGACGGCACCGACGTGGTCTACAAGAACTTCGTCAACATGGGCGTCGCCGTCGGCACGCCTTCGGGCCTGGTGGTGCCGGTCGTCCGCGACGCCGACCAGAAGGGCTTTGCCCAGATCGAGAAGGAAATCGCCGAACTGGGCGCCAAGGGCCGCGACGGCAAGCTGACCCTGGCCGAGATGCAGGGCGGCACCTTCACCATCTCGAACGGCGGGGTTTACGGCTCGCTGATGTCCTCGCCGATCCTGAACCCGCCGCAATCGGGGATCCTGGGGATGCACAAGATCCAGGACCGCCCGGTCGTGGTCGGCGGCCAGATCGTCATCCGCCCGATGATGTATCTGGCGCTGTCCTATGATCACCGGATCGTCGACGGCAAGGGCGCCGTGACCTTCCTGGTGCGCGTCAGGGAGGCGCTGGAGGATCCGCGCCGCCTGCTGATGGATCTGTAA
- a CDS encoding peptidylprolyl isomerase: MRKALIPALVLAASAAHAQAPAHEDGPGPNMVIEVAGADGAPKGAITLDLLADKAPNHVARLVELAKAGAYDGVVFHRVIDGFMVQTGDVEHGKQGGATVNMAGTGGSDLPDLEAEFNDVSFQAGTVGMARAQDPNSANSQFFIDLAPATFLDGQYTVVGQLIEGWDVLNQVKKGDANANGAVESPDYMAKVTIVE, from the coding sequence ATGCGTAAGGCCCTGATCCCCGCCCTGGTGCTGGCCGCGTCGGCGGCCCATGCCCAGGCCCCCGCGCATGAGGACGGCCCCGGCCCCAACATGGTGATCGAGGTCGCCGGCGCCGACGGCGCGCCCAAGGGCGCCATCACGCTGGATCTGCTGGCCGACAAGGCGCCGAACCATGTCGCCCGGCTGGTCGAGCTGGCGAAGGCCGGCGCCTATGACGGCGTGGTGTTCCACCGCGTGATCGACGGCTTCATGGTCCAGACCGGCGATGTCGAACATGGCAAGCAGGGCGGCGCCACTGTCAATATGGCGGGCACGGGCGGGTCGGACCTGCCGGATCTGGAGGCCGAGTTCAACGATGTCTCGTTCCAGGCGGGCACCGTCGGCATGGCCCGCGCTCAGGATCCGAACAGCGCCAACAGCCAGTTCTTCATCGACCTAGCGCCGGCGACCTTCCTGGACGGGCAATATACGGTGGTCGGCCAGCTGATCGAGGGCTGGGACGTCCTGAACCAGGTCAAGAAGGGCGACGCGAACGCGAATGGCGCGGTCGAAAGCCCCGATTACATGGCCAAGGTCACGATCGTCGAATAA
- a CDS encoding phosphoglycerate kinase, with product MADFKTIDDLDMDGKVVLTRVDVNVPVEDGRVTDATRIEKIVPTVKDIQARGGIPVLLAHFDRPKGKRVDAMSLKQIVPALEAALGQPVAFADDCIGGPAKRVVADLKPGDVALLENTRFHEGEEKNDPTFAASIAALGGVFVNDAFSAAHRAHASTEGLARLLPSGAGRLMEAELKALDAALGNPQRPVMAVVGGAKVSTKLDLLMNLVDKVDHLVIGGGMANTFLAAKGVEVGKSLAERDMADTARQILDKADQGGCVIHLPLDIVVARDFKAGAESQVLPVDQCPADAMILDAGPATVEALRDAMAKCKTLIWNGPLGAFEIEPFDRATNAAAQAAASLTRDGKLISVAGGGDTVAALNKAGVAGDFTFISTAGGAFLEWMEGKELPGVAALKAAKH from the coding sequence ATGGCCGATTTCAAGACGATTGACGATCTGGACATGGACGGCAAGGTCGTCCTGACCCGCGTGGACGTGAACGTGCCGGTGGAAGACGGCCGCGTGACCGACGCGACGCGGATCGAAAAGATCGTGCCGACGGTCAAGGACATCCAGGCGCGGGGCGGCATCCCGGTGCTGCTGGCGCATTTCGACCGCCCCAAGGGCAAGCGCGTCGATGCCATGAGCCTGAAGCAGATCGTCCCCGCGCTGGAAGCCGCGCTTGGCCAGCCGGTCGCCTTCGCCGACGACTGCATCGGCGGCCCGGCCAAGCGCGTGGTGGCCGACCTGAAGCCCGGCGATGTGGCGCTGCTGGAAAACACCCGCTTTCATGAGGGCGAGGAAAAGAACGACCCGACATTCGCGGCATCCATCGCGGCGCTTGGCGGGGTGTTCGTGAACGACGCCTTTTCCGCCGCGCATCGCGCCCATGCCTCGACCGAGGGTCTGGCGCGGCTGTTGCCCTCCGGCGCCGGGCGGTTGATGGAGGCGGAACTGAAGGCGCTGGACGCGGCGCTTGGCAATCCGCAGCGTCCGGTGATGGCGGTGGTGGGGGGGGCCAAGGTCTCGACCAAGCTGGACCTGCTGATGAACCTGGTCGACAAGGTGGATCACCTGGTGATCGGCGGCGGCATGGCCAACACCTTCCTGGCCGCCAAGGGGGTCGAGGTCGGCAAGTCGCTGGCCGAACGCGACATGGCCGACACCGCGCGCCAGATCCTGGACAAGGCCGACCAGGGCGGCTGCGTGATCCACCTGCCGCTGGACATCGTTGTGGCGCGCGACTTCAAGGCGGGCGCGGAATCCCAGGTTCTGCCGGTCGATCAGTGCCCGGCCGACGCGATGATCCTGGACGCCGGTCCCGCCACGGTCGAGGCCCTTCGGGACGCGATGGCCAAATGCAAGACGCTGATCTGGAACGGTCCCCTGGGCGCCTTCGAGATCGAGCCGTTCGACCGCGCCACCAATGCGGCGGCGCAGGCGGCGGCATCGCTGACGCGCGACGGCAAGCTGATTTCCGTGGCCGGGGGCGGGGATACCGTCGCCGCGCTGAACAAGGCGGGCGTCGCGGGCGACTTCACCTTCATCTCGACCGCCGGGGGCGCCTTCCTGGAATGGATGGAGGGCAAGGAACTGCCCGGCGTCGCGGCGCTGAAGGCCGCGAAACACTGA
- the lpdA gene encoding dihydrolipoyl dehydrogenase, which yields MSTYDLIVIGAGPGGYVCAIRAAQLGLKVAVVEGRETLGGTCLNVGCIPSKALLHASHLLHETHENFEKMGLMDAHVTVDWQKMLGYKADTVAGNTRGIEFLFKKNKIDWLKGWAVIEAAGKVKVGDTTHEAKNIVIASGSVPSALKGVTVDNEAGVVVDSTGALALPTIPKSMVVIGAGVIGLELGSVYARLGAEVTVVEYLDAITPGMDGEVQKQFQKILTKQGLTFILGAAVSGVEAAEGGARVAYTLRKDDSQHSLEADVVLVATGRRPYVEGLGLDTLGVALTDRGFVRIDDHWQTSVKGIYAIGDAVPGPMLAHKAEDEGMAVAEVIAGKHGHVNYAVIPGVIYTTPEVASVGLTEEAAKADGRKVKIGKFPFMGNARAKAMMQADGFVKLIADAETDRILGCHIIGPNAGEMIHEVCVAMEFGAAAQDLALTCHAHPTTSEAVREAALACGDGAIHV from the coding sequence ATGTCCACCTATGATCTGATCGTGATCGGCGCCGGGCCGGGCGGCTATGTCTGCGCCATCCGCGCGGCGCAACTGGGCCTGAAGGTCGCCGTGGTCGAGGGCCGCGAGACGCTGGGCGGCACCTGCCTGAACGTCGGCTGCATCCCGTCCAAGGCGCTGCTTCACGCCAGCCACCTGCTGCACGAGACGCACGAGAATTTCGAGAAGATGGGCCTGATGGACGCCCATGTCACCGTCGATTGGCAGAAGATGCTGGGCTACAAGGCCGACACCGTCGCGGGCAACACCAGGGGCATCGAATTCCTGTTCAAGAAGAACAAGATCGACTGGCTGAAGGGCTGGGCGGTGATCGAGGCGGCGGGCAAGGTCAAGGTCGGCGACACCACCCATGAGGCGAAGAACATCGTCATCGCCAGCGGCTCGGTGCCCTCGGCGCTGAAGGGCGTGACGGTGGACAACGAGGCGGGCGTGGTGGTCGATTCGACCGGCGCGCTGGCGCTGCCGACGATCCCGAAATCCATGGTGGTGATCGGCGCGGGCGTGATCGGGCTGGAGCTGGGTTCGGTCTATGCCCGCCTGGGGGCCGAGGTGACCGTGGTCGAATACCTGGACGCCATCACCCCCGGCATGGACGGCGAGGTGCAGAAGCAGTTCCAGAAGATCCTGACCAAGCAGGGTCTGACATTCATCCTGGGCGCCGCCGTGTCGGGGGTCGAGGCCGCCGAGGGCGGGGCCAGGGTGGCCTATACCCTGCGCAAGGACGACAGCCAGCACAGCCTGGAGGCCGATGTGGTGCTGGTCGCGACCGGCCGCCGTCCCTATGTCGAGGGGCTGGGCCTGGACACGCTGGGCGTGGCCCTGACCGATCGCGGCTTCGTCAGGATCGACGATCACTGGCAGACCAGCGTGAAGGGCATCTATGCGATCGGCGACGCGGTGCCCGGCCCGATGCTGGCCCACAAGGCCGAGGATGAAGGCATGGCGGTGGCCGAGGTCATCGCGGGCAAGCACGGCCATGTGAACTATGCCGTGATCCCCGGCGTGATCTACACCACCCCCGAGGTCGCCAGCGTCGGCCTGACCGAGGAAGCCGCCAAGGCGGACGGGCGCAAGGTCAAGATCGGCAAGTTCCCCTTCATGGGCAATGCGCGGGCCAAGGCGATGATGCAGGCCGACGGCTTCGTCAAGCTGATCGCCGATGCCGAGACCGACCGGATCCTCGGCTGCCACATCATCGGTCCGAACGCCGGAGAGATGATCCACGAGGTCTGCGTGGCGATGGAATTCGGCGCCGCCGCCCAGGATTTGGCGCTGACCTGCCATGCGCATCCGACCACCTCGGAAGCGGTGCGGGAAGCGGCGCTGGCCTGCGGGGACGGCGCGATCCATGTCTGA
- a CDS encoding MAPEG family protein — protein MTTELTVLALAGLLQAVQFAAFSVAANRQVGPKVAMGPRDEAPKLTGTAGRLQRALANHFEGLVLFTLAVVVVTLGGQASGTTAACAWIFLLARILYVPAYILGWVPWRSVIWGVGFAATMVMIIAALI, from the coding sequence ATGACCACCGAACTGACGGTGCTGGCCCTGGCGGGCCTGTTGCAGGCTGTCCAGTTCGCGGCCTTCTCGGTCGCGGCGAACAGGCAGGTCGGACCGAAGGTCGCGATGGGTCCGCGCGACGAGGCGCCGAAGCTGACCGGCACCGCAGGCCGCCTGCAACGCGCGCTGGCGAACCACTTCGAAGGGCTGGTCCTGTTCACGCTGGCCGTCGTCGTGGTGACACTGGGCGGGCAGGCCAGCGGCACGACGGCGGCCTGCGCCTGGATTTTTCTGCTGGCGCGGATCCTCTATGTTCCGGCCTATATCCTGGGCTGGGTGCCCTGGCGGTCGGTGATCTGGGGGGTGGGTTTCGCGGCGACGATGGTGATGATAATCGCCGCGCTGATCTGA
- a CDS encoding 2-oxoglutarate dehydrogenase E1 component — MTEQPNNADFHDSSFLQGHNAAYIEQLYGQWAKTPGAFDAAWDAFFRSLGDAGEDAAREAKGATWKRADWPPLPSDENTAALTGEWPMASKSEATAAMKKIAAKAEEKGVTLTEDQMRQAVLDSIRALMLIRAFRIRGHLHANLDPLGLRDVPDHGELKPETYGFGPGDMDRPIFIDNVLGLEVASIRQITDLMQRTYCGTFAIQFMHISNPEEAAWLKERIEGYGKEIQFTREGRRAILNKLVEAEGFEKFLHVKYMGTKRFGLDGGEALIPAMEQMIKRGGALGVKEIVVGMPHRGRLSVLANVMSKPYRAIFHEFQGGSFKPEDVDGSGDVKYHLGASSDREFDGNTVHLSLTANPSHLEAVNPVVLGKARAKGDQLGDTFDRSNVLPILLHGDAAFAGQGVVAECLQLSGIKGHRTGGCIHIVVNNQIGFTTAPHFSRTSPYPTDIALMVEAPIFHVNGDDPEAVVHAAKVATEFRQKFQKDVVLDIFCYRRFGHNEGDEPMFTNPAMYTQIKGHKTTLQLYTERLVADGLIPEGEIEDMKAAFQAHLNEEFEVGKAFKPNKADWLDGKWSGLDREGAEYVSGETGIEPSTMAQIGRALTTVPEGLSLHKTVGRLLEAKRQMFETGEGFDWATGEALAFGSLLLEGKGVRLAGQDSTRGTFSQRHSAFIDQKTEDRYYPLNHIADGQAHYEVIDSMLSEYAVLGFEYGYSLAEPNALVMWEAQFGDFANGAQIMFDQFISSGEKKWLRMSGLVMLLPHGFEGQGPEHSSARLERFLQMCAEDNWIVANCTTPANYFHILRRQMHRRFRKPLVLMTPKSLLRHPKATSRAEDFQTGSTFHRVLWDDAQRDSSGTTLAPDHRIRRVVICSGKVYYDLLKARDEAGIDDIYLLRLEQFYPFPAQSMVKELARFKDAEVIWCQEEPKNQGGWSFVEPYLEWSLDRLGARHNRARYVGRNAAASVATGLGSRHKAEQEALVNEALSLEG, encoded by the coding sequence ATGACCGAACAGCCCAACAACGCCGATTTCCACGACTCGTCCTTCCTGCAAGGGCATAACGCCGCCTATATCGAACAGCTCTACGGCCAATGGGCGAAGACCCCCGGCGCCTTCGACGCGGCCTGGGACGCGTTCTTCCGCAGCCTGGGCGACGCCGGAGAGGATGCCGCGCGCGAGGCCAAGGGCGCCACCTGGAAGCGCGCCGACTGGCCGCCGCTGCCGTCGGACGAAAACACCGCCGCCCTGACCGGCGAATGGCCGATGGCGTCGAAAAGCGAAGCCACCGCCGCGATGAAGAAGATCGCCGCCAAGGCCGAGGAAAAGGGCGTCACCCTGACCGAGGATCAGATGCGCCAGGCGGTGCTGGATTCGATCCGCGCGCTGATGCTGATCCGCGCCTTCCGCATCCGCGGCCATCTGCACGCCAACCTGGATCCGCTGGGCCTGCGCGATGTCCCCGACCATGGCGAGCTGAAGCCCGAAACCTATGGCTTTGGCCCCGGCGACATGGACCGGCCGATCTTCATCGACAACGTGCTGGGGCTGGAAGTCGCCTCGATCCGCCAGATCACCGACCTGATGCAGCGGACCTATTGCGGCACCTTCGCGATCCAGTTCATGCATATCTCGAACCCCGAGGAAGCCGCCTGGCTGAAGGAACGGATCGAGGGTTACGGCAAGGAGATCCAGTTCACCCGCGAAGGCCGCCGCGCCATCCTGAACAAGCTGGTCGAGGCCGAGGGCTTCGAGAAGTTCCTGCATGTCAAGTACATGGGCACCAAGCGCTTCGGCCTTGACGGGGGCGAGGCTCTGATCCCGGCGATGGAACAGATGATCAAGCGCGGCGGCGCCCTGGGCGTGAAGGAAATCGTCGTCGGTATGCCGCACCGGGGCCGGTTGTCGGTGCTGGCCAACGTGATGTCGAAACCCTATCGCGCGATCTTCCACGAATTCCAGGGCGGCAGCTTCAAGCCCGAGGACGTGGACGGGTCGGGCGACGTGAAATATCACCTCGGCGCCTCCAGCGACCGGGAATTCGACGGCAACACCGTCCACCTGTCGCTGACCGCCAACCCCAGCCACCTGGAAGCCGTGAACCCGGTCGTGCTGGGCAAGGCGCGGGCCAAGGGCGACCAGCTGGGCGACACCTTCGACCGCAGCAATGTCCTGCCGATCCTGCTGCATGGCGACGCGGCCTTCGCGGGCCAGGGGGTCGTGGCGGAATGCCTGCAACTGTCGGGCATCAAGGGCCACCGCACCGGGGGCTGCATCCATATCGTCGTGAACAACCAGATCGGCTTCACCACCGCGCCGCATTTCAGCCGCACCTCGCCCTATCCGACCGACATCGCGCTGATGGTCGAGGCGCCGATCTTCCACGTCAACGGCGACGACCCGGAAGCCGTGGTCCATGCCGCCAAGGTCGCGACCGAGTTCCGGCAGAAGTTCCAGAAGGACGTGGTTCTGGACATCTTCTGCTATCGCCGCTTCGGTCACAACGAAGGCGACGAGCCGATGTTCACCAACCCGGCGATGTACACCCAGATCAAGGGCCACAAGACCACGCTGCAACTCTATACCGAACGGCTGGTCGCCGACGGGTTGATCCCCGAGGGCGAGATCGAGGACATGAAGGCGGCCTTCCAGGCCCATCTGAATGAGGAGTTCGAGGTCGGCAAGGCGTTCAAGCCGAACAAGGCCGACTGGCTGGACGGCAAATGGTCGGGCCTGGATCGCGAGGGCGCCGAATACGTGTCCGGCGAAACCGGGATCGAGCCGTCGACCATGGCCCAGATCGGCCGCGCGCTGACCACGGTCCCCGAGGGGCTGAGCCTGCACAAGACCGTGGGCCGGTTGCTGGAGGCCAAGCGCCAGATGTTCGAAACGGGCGAGGGCTTCGACTGGGCCACGGGCGAGGCCCTGGCCTTCGGATCGCTGCTGCTGGAAGGCAAGGGCGTGCGGCTGGCCGGTCAGGACAGCACCCGCGGCACCTTCAGCCAGCGGCATTCGGCCTTCATCGACCAGAAGACCGAGGATCGCTATTACCCGCTGAACCACATCGCCGACGGCCAGGCGCATTACGAGGTCATCGACTCGATGCTGTCGGAATACGCGGTGCTGGGGTTCGAATACGGCTATTCGCTGGCCGAACCGAACGCCCTGGTGATGTGGGAAGCGCAGTTCGGCGATTTCGCCAACGGCGCGCAGATCATGTTCGACCAGTTCATCTCCTCGGGCGAGAAGAAATGGCTGCGCATGTCGGGTCTGGTGATGCTGCTGCCGCACGGCTTCGAGGGCCAGGGGCCGGAGCATAGCTCGGCGCGTCTGGAACGGTTCCTGCAAATGTGCGCCGAGGATAACTGGATCGTCGCCAACTGCACGACTCCGGCCAACTATTTCCACATCCTGCGCCGCCAGATGCACCGCCGCTTCCGCAAGCCGCTGGTGCTGATGACGCCGAAATCGCTGCTGCGCCATCCCAAGGCCACCAGCCGGGCCGAGGATTTCCAGACCGGATCGACCTTCCACCGGGTGCTGTGGGACGACGCGCAGCGCGACAGTTCGGGCACGACGCTGGCGCCGGATCACCGCATCCGCCGCGTGGTGATCTGTTCGGGCAAGGTTTATTACGATCTGCTGAAGGCGCGCGACGAGGCCGGGATCGACGACATCTATCTGCTGCGGCTGGAACAGTTCTATCCCTTCCCGGCGCAGTCGATGGTCAAGGAACTGGCCCGCTTCAAGGATGCCGAGGTGATCTGGTGCCAGGAGGAACCCAAGAACCAGGGCGGCTGGAGCTTTGTCGAGCCTTACCTGGAATGGTCGCTGGACCGGCTGGGCGCGCGCCACAACCGCGCCCGCTATGTCGGCCGGAACGCCGCCGCATCGGTCGCCACGGGCCTGGGTTCGCGCCACAAGGCCGAACAGGAAGCCCTGGTGAACGAGGCGCTGTCGCTGGAAGGATGA
- a CDS encoding lytic transglycosylase domain-containing protein, with the protein MGRRGLILATLALAACGGGRGQRMPDGLGRNGLYPNETPELRSRINYWSRHYEVPSALVQRIILRESQHRPGARNGPYYGLMQINPQTARTMGHRGSPASLLDADTNLRYGVRYLRGAWMVADGSPDKTVMWYSRGYYHEAKRKGLLKQTGLRG; encoded by the coding sequence ATGGGGCGGCGGGGGCTGATCCTGGCGACGCTGGCCCTGGCGGCCTGCGGCGGCGGGCGCGGGCAGCGGATGCCGGACGGCCTGGGCCGCAACGGGCTTTACCCGAACGAAACGCCGGAACTGCGGTCGCGCATCAATTACTGGTCGCGCCATTACGAGGTTCCCTCGGCCCTGGTGCAGCGGATCATCCTGCGCGAATCGCAGCACCGGCCCGGCGCGCGCAACGGTCCCTATTATGGGCTGATGCAGATCAACCCGCAGACGGCCCGCACCATGGGCCATCGCGGTTCCCCCGCCAGCCTGCTGGATGCGGACACCAACCTGCGCTATGGCGTCAGGTATCTGCGCGGCGCCTGGATGGTGGCGGATGGCAGCCCGGACAAGACGGTCATGTGGTATTCCCGCGGCTATTACCATGAAGCCAAGCGCAAGGGGCTGTTGAAGCAGACCGGCCTGAGGGGCTGA